One genomic segment of Nocardia spumae includes these proteins:
- a CDS encoding serine/threonine-protein kinase yields MRPLEPGDPASIGPYRILGVLGAGGMGRVYLGRNAGGRTVAVKVVRPDLSGDPEFRTRFRREVTAARRVTGAHTVPVLDADADADRPWLATGYVAGLSLGEAVETFGPLPEYALAPLASGLARALLDVHAAGVVHRDLKPSNVLLTVDGPRLIDFGIARAVDDGTSLTGTGQVIGSPGYMAPEHISGRSPVGPAADIFALGGVLVYAATGRGPFGSGDSITMLWRVMQEPARLDGVPDTVRALAAACLDKQPGNRPALTRIDSLGPPAVRLPAPILESISRQAVMLLDLDSAPVPAATVTTAPPNAPTPARQPAPPPPNTPEPVRPQRDPSRRRTALGITALVLVLVAVAAISTVLTFRSATTGPSATTTGAETTAPETAAVATADSDVTTSAGAPEVTEQASAHTALPDAFTGTWRGTATDGLATYDILLTLHPGAVGTPLGTASNTGHRGGITCQRTETLTAATSTSITLRAHLVSGAGCMDDNQPSTLTLHGDGTAAYSMTGPIGSITGTLTRR; encoded by the coding sequence ATGCGCCCACTGGAACCCGGTGATCCGGCGAGCATCGGTCCGTACCGGATACTCGGTGTGCTCGGCGCGGGCGGAATGGGCCGGGTATATCTGGGCCGCAACGCCGGTGGCCGTACCGTCGCGGTGAAGGTGGTTCGCCCCGACCTGTCGGGCGATCCCGAATTCCGCACCCGATTCCGCCGCGAGGTCACCGCCGCGCGGCGGGTCACCGGCGCCCATACCGTTCCCGTGCTCGATGCCGACGCGGACGCCGACCGCCCCTGGCTGGCCACCGGATACGTGGCCGGACTGTCACTGGGCGAGGCGGTGGAAACCTTCGGCCCGCTGCCGGAATACGCGCTCGCGCCGCTGGCCTCCGGATTGGCCCGCGCCCTGCTCGACGTGCACGCCGCCGGCGTCGTCCATCGCGACCTCAAACCATCCAACGTCCTGCTCACCGTCGACGGCCCACGCCTGATCGACTTCGGCATCGCCCGCGCCGTCGACGACGGCACCTCCCTGACCGGCACCGGACAGGTCATCGGCTCACCGGGTTATATGGCGCCCGAACATATTTCCGGCCGATCGCCTGTCGGACCGGCCGCCGACATCTTCGCCCTCGGTGGTGTGCTGGTGTACGCGGCCACCGGCCGTGGCCCGTTCGGCTCGGGCGATTCGATCACCATGCTGTGGCGGGTGATGCAGGAACCGGCACGCCTGGACGGCGTCCCCGACACCGTGCGCGCACTCGCGGCCGCCTGCTTGGACAAACAACCCGGCAACCGCCCGGCCCTCACCCGGATCGACAGTCTCGGCCCCCCGGCCGTCCGGTTGCCCGCCCCGATCCTCGAATCGATCAGCCGCCAGGCGGTGATGCTGCTCGACCTCGACTCGGCACCCGTCCCCGCCGCCACGGTGACCACCGCGCCGCCGAACGCGCCCACCCCCGCCCGGCAACCGGCCCCGCCGCCGCCGAACACCCCCGAACCCGTACGGCCGCAGCGAGATCCGTCGCGACGGCGCACCGCCCTGGGCATCACGGCCCTGGTGCTCGTGCTGGTGGCGGTCGCCGCGATCAGTACCGTCCTCACCTTCCGCAGCGCGACGACCGGCCCTTCGGCCACGACCACCGGCGCTGAGACCACCGCCCCTGAGACCGCCGCCGTGGCCACGGCCGACAGCGACGTCACGACATCGGCGGGCGCACCCGAGGTCACCGAGCAGGCGAGTGCGCACACCGCCCTGCCCGACGCGTTCACCGGGACCTGGCGCGGCACCGCCACCGACGGCCTGGCCACCTACGACATCCTCCTCACCCTGCACCCCGGCGCGGTGGGCACCCCGCTGGGCACCGCCAGCAATACCGGCCACCGCGGCGGCATCACCTGTCAACGCACCGAAACCCTCACCGCGGCAACCTCGACCAGCATCACCTTGCGCGCGCACCTGGTCTCGGGCGCCGGCTGCATGGACGACAACCAGCCCTCCACCCTGACGCTGCACGGCGACGGCACCGCCGCCTACTCGATGACCGGACCGATCGGATCGATCACCGGAACCCTGACACGTCGGTGA
- a CDS encoding MFS transporter: MGNATEWYDYGVYAATATYLTDAFFPGSLGTLGTLLGFAISFVLRPVGGMVWGPLGDRIGRKVVLATTILLMAAATGCIGLLPTHSAVGILAPILLILLRVVQGFSTGGEYGGAATYIAESTDERRRGFLGSFLEFGTLCGFVGGSLVVLIMQVLLSDDAMESWGWRVPFLLAVPLGLIGWYLRSKLDESPVFTEVADHERPEGGLRVLLRDYRRELLTIAGLVVALNVVNYTLLAYQPTYLHTTLGMSNDATTAMVLVGQIAMAVVLPVSGAISDRVGRRPMWLVSLIGLAVFAIPMYWLMGQGAAWAIIGFVVLGLLYVPQLSTISATFPAIFPTQVRYAGFALGYNISTAAFGGTAPLINESVIDATGWHLFPAYYMVGACLVGLVAWWFLRETAGVSLAGTEVPDADDDPVPQPS; this comes from the coding sequence ATGGGTAACGCCACCGAGTGGTACGACTACGGCGTCTACGCAGCCACGGCAACCTATCTCACCGACGCGTTCTTCCCCGGGTCGTTAGGCACCCTGGGCACCCTGCTCGGATTCGCGATCTCCTTCGTCCTGCGACCGGTCGGCGGCATGGTGTGGGGCCCGCTCGGCGACCGCATCGGCCGCAAGGTCGTCCTGGCCACGACCATCCTGCTGATGGCCGCCGCCACCGGCTGTATCGGCCTGCTGCCCACCCACTCCGCGGTGGGCATCCTCGCCCCGATCCTGCTGATCCTGCTGCGCGTCGTGCAGGGCTTCTCCACCGGCGGCGAATACGGCGGCGCGGCCACCTACATCGCCGAATCGACCGATGAACGCCGCCGCGGATTCCTCGGCAGCTTCCTCGAATTCGGCACGCTGTGCGGATTCGTCGGCGGCTCGCTGGTGGTGCTGATCATGCAGGTGCTGCTGTCCGACGACGCGATGGAGTCCTGGGGCTGGCGGGTTCCGTTCCTGCTGGCAGTGCCCCTGGGCCTGATCGGCTGGTACCTGCGGAGCAAACTCGACGAATCTCCGGTGTTCACCGAGGTCGCCGATCACGAGCGCCCCGAAGGGGGCCTGCGAGTGCTGCTGCGCGACTACCGCCGTGAACTGCTGACCATCGCCGGACTGGTGGTGGCGCTCAACGTGGTCAACTACACCCTGCTCGCCTACCAGCCCACCTATCTGCACACCACGCTGGGCATGAGCAACGACGCGACCACCGCGATGGTGCTGGTCGGGCAGATCGCGATGGCAGTGGTGCTCCCGGTATCGGGCGCGATCTCCGACCGGGTGGGGCGGCGCCCGATGTGGCTGGTGTCGCTGATCGGATTGGCGGTCTTCGCGATACCGATGTACTGGCTGATGGGTCAGGGCGCGGCGTGGGCGATCATCGGGTTCGTCGTACTCGGTCTGCTCTACGTCCCACAGCTGTCCACCATCTCCGCGACGTTCCCGGCGATCTTCCCCACCCAGGTCCGGTACGCGGGATTCGCCCTCGGCTACAACATCTCTACCGCCGCGTTCGGTGGTACCGCGCCGCTGATCAACGAATCGGTCATCGATGCCACCGGCTGGCATCTGTTCCCCGCCTACTACATGGTCGGTGCCTGCCTCGTCGGACTGGTGGCCTGGTGGTTCCTGCGCGAAACCGCGGGAGTGTCGCTGGCCGGCACCGAAGTCCCCGACGCCGACGACGACCCGGTCCCGCAACCCAGCTGA
- a CDS encoding amino acid transporter has protein sequence MVKQAEEQHQRSWWQVMCLTGVDYFSTLGYQPGIAALAAGVLSPLATLVLVALTLLGALPVYRRVARESPHGGGSLAMFTDILPRWTGKLFILVLLGFAATDFVITMTLSAADGAAHIVENPFVPQALHGHATAITLALLALLAAIFLKGFAEAIRIAIGLVGVYLALNLVVAVVGVWKVITASHLVVDWGHAMTAQHGSVFAMIGISLLVFPKLALGLSGFETGVAVMPQIKGGPGDTEDQPVLRIAGARKLLTTAALIMSAFLIVTSFITVVLIPEREFESGGSANGRALAYLAHDYLGNGFGTVYDISTIAILWFAGASAMAGLLNLVPRYLPRYGMAPEWARATRPLVLVFAVIAFGITWYFDADVDAQGGAYATGVLVLITSAAVAVTLSAARKHQRGKTFGFGAVAAVFVYTTIANIVERPEGVQLASLFIIAIIVVSFVSRARRAFELRAIEVDFDDRAAWLIDKIASSGTIRIVTHDLDDVDDRAPEEYRQKETEQRVESHIPAKDPILFLEVIVKDASEFSTDLHVGAVEIDCYKILSVEAAAVPNSIAAILLAIRDRTGMNPHVYFEWTEGNPLLNLLKFLFVGEGEVAPVTREILRRAVADPHQRPHVHVDS, from the coding sequence ATGGTCAAGCAGGCCGAGGAGCAGCATCAGCGGTCGTGGTGGCAGGTGATGTGCCTGACCGGCGTCGACTATTTCTCCACCCTCGGATATCAACCCGGAATCGCGGCGCTGGCCGCCGGTGTGCTGTCCCCGCTGGCGACGCTGGTGCTGGTAGCGCTGACCTTGCTCGGCGCGCTGCCGGTGTATCGGCGGGTGGCGCGCGAATCCCCGCACGGCGGTGGTTCGCTGGCGATGTTCACCGACATCCTGCCCCGCTGGACCGGCAAGCTGTTCATTCTGGTGCTGCTCGGCTTCGCCGCCACCGACTTCGTGATCACCATGACCCTGTCGGCCGCCGACGGCGCCGCCCACATCGTGGAGAACCCGTTCGTGCCGCAGGCGCTGCACGGACATGCCACCGCGATCACCCTCGCACTGCTGGCGCTGCTGGCGGCGATCTTCCTGAAGGGCTTCGCCGAGGCGATCCGGATCGCGATCGGCCTGGTCGGGGTGTATCTGGCACTGAATCTCGTGGTCGCGGTCGTCGGCGTGTGGAAAGTGATCACGGCCTCGCACCTGGTCGTGGACTGGGGGCACGCCATGACCGCCCAGCACGGCAGCGTCTTCGCGATGATCGGCATCTCACTGCTGGTATTTCCGAAACTGGCACTGGGCCTGTCGGGATTCGAAACCGGTGTGGCGGTGATGCCGCAGATCAAGGGCGGACCCGGTGACACCGAGGACCAGCCGGTCCTGCGCATCGCCGGCGCCCGGAAACTGCTCACCACCGCGGCACTGATCATGAGTGCGTTCCTGATCGTCACCAGCTTCATCACCGTCGTGCTGATCCCGGAGCGCGAATTCGAATCCGGCGGCTCGGCCAACGGCCGCGCGCTGGCCTATCTGGCGCACGATTACCTCGGCAACGGATTCGGCACCGTCTACGACATCTCCACCATCGCCATCCTGTGGTTCGCCGGCGCCTCGGCCATGGCCGGGCTGCTGAACCTGGTACCGCGCTATCTGCCCCGCTACGGCATGGCACCGGAGTGGGCGCGCGCCACCCGGCCGCTGGTGCTGGTGTTCGCGGTGATCGCGTTCGGGATCACCTGGTACTTCGACGCCGACGTCGACGCCCAGGGCGGCGCCTACGCCACCGGCGTGCTGGTGCTGATCACCTCCGCCGCGGTCGCGGTGACGCTGTCGGCGGCCCGGAAACATCAACGCGGCAAGACGTTCGGATTCGGCGCGGTCGCGGCGGTCTTCGTCTACACCACGATCGCCAATATCGTCGAACGACCCGAGGGTGTGCAGCTGGCGTCGCTGTTCATCATCGCGATCATCGTGGTGTCGTTCGTGTCGCGAGCACGGCGCGCGTTCGAATTGCGAGCGATCGAGGTCGATTTCGACGATCGGGCGGCCTGGCTGATCGACAAGATCGCGTCCTCGGGCACGATCCGCATCGTCACCCACGATCTCGACGACGTCGACGATCGCGCACCCGAGGAATACCGCCAGAAGGAAACCGAGCAGCGGGTGGAAAGCCACATCCCCGCCAAGGACCCGATCCTGTTCCTCGAGGTGATCGTCAAGGACGCGTCGGAATTCTCCACCGATCTGCATGTGGGCGCCGTCGAGATCGACTGTTACAAGATCCTGTCGGTCGAGGCCGCCGCCGTGCCCAATTCGATCGCCGCCATCCTGCTCGCGATCCGGGACCGCACCGGGATGAACCCGCACGTGTATTTCGAATGGACCGAAGGCAATCCGCTGCTGAACCTGCTGAAATTCCTGTTCGTCGGTGAGGGTGAGGTGGCGCCGGTGACTCGTGAGATCCTGCGCCGCGCGGTCGCCGACCCGCATCAGCGCCCGCACGTCCACGTCGACAGCTGA
- a CDS encoding CPBP family intramembrane glutamic endopeptidase — MPTDLSRRPLTFLVAVTLLSLPLYLAGAFGEIRVGALRLPLSALMFVVPGTVAVVLTWRGGGRTAAWRLVRRVRDSPPAQARWYVTSVGLFVVVAALAYAFARAVGAAGSGLPVSPVAIPVLAVAFAIASIGEELGWTAYATDPLQDRIGTPAAGLILGFYWALWHLLPLTQVGHGVMWVAGWFAGTVATRVIIVWLHNRGGGVGVAVLAHTTVNVTAACTPDYDAAVIPLVAALPLAAIAAAVSSARRRDPAVAVAVSGVE; from the coding sequence GTGCCCACCGATCTCTCGCGCCGGCCACTGACCTTTCTGGTCGCGGTGACGCTGCTGTCGTTGCCGTTGTATCTCGCTGGAGCGTTCGGCGAGATTCGGGTGGGGGCGCTGCGACTGCCGTTGAGCGCGTTGATGTTCGTGGTCCCCGGCACTGTCGCGGTCGTGCTGACATGGCGCGGGGGCGGGCGCACGGCGGCGTGGCGGCTGGTGCGCCGAGTGCGTGACAGCCCACCAGCGCAGGCGCGCTGGTATGTGACCTCGGTCGGACTGTTCGTCGTGGTCGCGGCGCTCGCCTACGCGTTCGCGCGCGCTGTCGGCGCGGCCGGGTCCGGTCTGCCGGTGTCCCCGGTGGCGATCCCGGTCCTCGCGGTGGCGTTCGCGATCGCGTCCATCGGAGAAGAGCTGGGCTGGACCGCCTATGCCACCGATCCGCTACAGGACCGGATCGGCACGCCCGCCGCCGGACTCATCCTCGGGTTCTACTGGGCACTGTGGCATCTGCTGCCGCTGACGCAGGTCGGACACGGTGTGATGTGGGTCGCGGGCTGGTTCGCCGGCACCGTCGCGACCCGGGTGATCATCGTGTGGCTGCACAATCGCGGCGGCGGGGTCGGCGTCGCCGTCCTCGCTCACACCACCGTCAATGTGACCGCGGCCTGTACGCCGGACTACGACGCCGCGGTGATCCCGCTGGTGGCCGCGTTGCCGCTGGCCGCGATCGCGGCGGCCGTCTCGTCGGCGCGCAGGCGCGACCCGGCTGTCGCGGTGGCCGTCTCCGGCGTCGAATAA
- a CDS encoding Pls/PosA family non-ribosomal peptide synthetase has protein sequence MPSPDDEGNTAAPAPAVLEAAIPSPLRRSGAAAPERTLVDILAETAHAHPDAAALDDGGQVLTYRELLDEIDTAVAELRAAGIARGDRVGIRVPSGTARLYTMILAVLHAGAAYVPVDADDPDERAELVFGEAAVAAVVTADGITAAGDRAESACAASAADVRVIPEPDDDAWIIFTSGSTGTPKGVAVTHRNAAAFVDAEARLFLREAPIGPGDRVLAGLSVAFDASCEEMWLAWRHGGCLVPAPRALVRSGMDLGPWLVRRGISIVSTVPTLAAMWPPEALDAVRLLIFGGEAVPPELAERLAGTGEREVWNTYGPTEATVVACAAQLSGTPPVRIGLPLDGWDLAVVDAEGTPVAEGDSGELVIGGVGLARYLDPAKDAEKYAPMPTLGWQRAYRSGDLVRNDPAGLIFLGRADDQVKVGGRRIELGELDAALQHLPGVTAAAAAVRTTAAGTPILVGYLSCGVDDFDVARARELLAERLPAALVPRLAILGELPVRTSGKVDRAALPWPLPGADGEPGAGLTGTAHWLAGLWNSVLGAEVTGLDADFFDLGGGSLSAAQLVTALRARIPGITVADLYDHPRLGALAELIDAAAPAEQAPERTVAPTPRSAQWFQLLASVPLTTLTGLQWVTWLGVITNIASRFGALPWMPGLSWWWALAGFVLFISPPGRMAICVAGARLLLHDVRPGAYPRGGRVHLRLWTAVRMAEAAGAENLSGAPWMVPFARALGAKIGNGVDLHTLPPVTGMLELGDGCSIEPEVDLAGYWIDGDIVHIGEIRVGSGAVIGSRSTLLPGAVIGRNAVVEPGSAVFGKVKAAQCWAGSPAVKVGPAEHRWPAATPPRALSWVLVFGVTSMLLSALPVLALAAGGLLLAWWVRDETTLAGALGHAMAMLPVAALIVLAVFAAVTVVSIRVLSIGLTEGYHPVRSRVGWQAWATERLTDSARTFLFPLYASLLTPVWLRLLGASVGKGVEASTVLLLPKFTKVADGAFLADDTMIAGYELGGGWMHIGGAKVGKRAFLGNSGMTAPGRRVPKNGLVAVLSAAPEKAKAGSSWLGSPPVRLRRTADDSDTGRTFDPPARLKLARAVVETCRLIPVVLSFGIGLAVLFALAWLASGPGYWLAALCSGLVLLVAGAVAGALAVAAKWLIVGRIGAVEHPLWSSFVWRNEVCDAFVETVAAPWFARAATGTAVMNIWLRGLGARIGRGVWCESYWLPEADLVGLGDGATVERGCVVQTHLFHDRIMSMDTVTLEPGATLGPHCVALPAARIGAAATVGPASLVMRGDTVPPSTRWQGNPIAPWPDSRHGGK, from the coding sequence GTGCCCTCGCCTGACGACGAGGGGAACACGGCCGCTCCCGCGCCGGCGGTCCTGGAGGCCGCTATCCCCTCGCCGCTGCGGCGTTCGGGTGCGGCGGCCCCGGAGCGCACGCTGGTCGACATCCTCGCCGAGACCGCCCACGCCCACCCCGACGCCGCCGCACTCGACGACGGCGGCCAGGTCCTGACCTACCGGGAACTGCTCGACGAGATCGATACCGCGGTCGCCGAACTGCGCGCCGCCGGAATCGCGCGCGGTGACCGGGTCGGCATCCGGGTCCCGTCGGGAACCGCCCGTCTGTACACGATGATCCTCGCGGTGCTGCACGCCGGCGCCGCGTACGTGCCGGTCGACGCCGATGATCCCGACGAACGCGCCGAGTTGGTGTTCGGGGAGGCCGCGGTGGCCGCCGTCGTCACCGCCGACGGCATCACCGCCGCGGGCGATCGGGCCGAATCCGCGTGCGCGGCAAGCGCGGCCGATGTGCGGGTGATCCCGGAGCCCGATGACGACGCGTGGATCATCTTCACCTCCGGCTCCACCGGCACCCCCAAGGGGGTCGCGGTCACCCACCGCAATGCCGCGGCCTTCGTCGACGCCGAGGCGCGGCTGTTTCTGCGCGAGGCGCCGATCGGCCCGGGTGATCGGGTGCTGGCCGGGCTGTCGGTCGCCTTCGACGCCTCGTGCGAGGAGATGTGGCTGGCATGGCGCCACGGCGGCTGCCTGGTGCCGGCTCCGCGCGCATTGGTGCGCAGCGGGATGGATCTGGGTCCGTGGCTGGTGCGTCGCGGCATCAGCATCGTATCCACCGTGCCGACGCTGGCCGCGATGTGGCCGCCGGAAGCGCTCGACGCGGTGCGGCTGCTGATCTTCGGCGGTGAGGCGGTCCCGCCGGAGCTTGCCGAACGCCTCGCCGGCACCGGCGAACGCGAGGTGTGGAACACCTACGGCCCCACCGAGGCGACGGTGGTGGCATGCGCGGCGCAGCTGAGCGGAACGCCGCCGGTGCGGATCGGGCTACCGCTCGACGGCTGGGATCTGGCCGTCGTCGACGCCGAGGGCACACCGGTCGCCGAGGGCGACTCCGGTGAACTGGTGATCGGCGGTGTCGGCCTGGCCCGCTATCTCGACCCGGCCAAGGACGCCGAGAAGTACGCGCCGATGCCCACGCTGGGCTGGCAGCGCGCCTACCGCTCCGGGGATCTGGTGCGCAACGATCCCGCGGGACTGATTTTCCTCGGCCGCGCCGATGACCAGGTCAAGGTCGGCGGACGACGGATCGAACTCGGCGAACTCGACGCGGCGCTGCAACATCTGCCCGGAGTGACCGCCGCCGCGGCCGCGGTCCGCACCACCGCGGCCGGCACCCCGATCCTGGTGGGCTACCTGTCGTGCGGGGTGGACGACTTCGATGTGGCGCGGGCGCGGGAACTGCTCGCCGAACGACTGCCCGCCGCTCTCGTGCCGCGGCTGGCGATACTCGGCGAACTACCGGTGCGCACCTCGGGCAAGGTCGACCGCGCGGCGCTGCCGTGGCCGCTGCCCGGCGCCGACGGCGAACCCGGCGCCGGACTCACCGGCACCGCGCATTGGCTTGCGGGACTGTGGAATTCGGTACTCGGCGCCGAGGTGACCGGGCTGGACGCGGATTTCTTCGACCTCGGCGGCGGCTCGCTGTCGGCCGCGCAACTGGTCACCGCGTTGCGGGCGCGGATACCGGGAATCACGGTCGCCGATCTCTACGATCATCCGCGCCTGGGCGCGCTGGCCGAGCTGATCGACGCCGCCGCCCCCGCCGAGCAGGCACCCGAGCGCACGGTGGCGCCCACTCCGCGCAGCGCGCAGTGGTTCCAGCTCCTCGCGTCGGTGCCGCTGACGACATTGACCGGGCTGCAGTGGGTGACCTGGCTCGGCGTGATCACCAATATCGCCTCCCGGTTCGGTGCGCTGCCGTGGATGCCCGGACTGTCGTGGTGGTGGGCGCTGGCCGGATTCGTGCTGTTCATCTCCCCGCCCGGGCGGATGGCGATCTGTGTGGCCGGGGCCCGCCTGCTGCTCCACGATGTGCGGCCCGGCGCCTATCCGCGCGGCGGGCGGGTGCATCTGCGGTTGTGGACGGCGGTGCGGATGGCCGAGGCCGCGGGTGCGGAGAACCTGTCCGGGGCGCCGTGGATGGTCCCGTTCGCCCGGGCGCTGGGCGCCAAGATCGGCAACGGGGTGGATCTGCACACCTTGCCGCCGGTCACCGGCATGCTCGAACTCGGCGACGGATGCAGTATCGAACCCGAGGTGGACCTGGCCGGGTACTGGATCGACGGCGATATCGTGCATATCGGCGAGATTCGCGTCGGCTCCGGCGCGGTGATCGGTTCACGCTCTACGCTGCTGCCGGGCGCGGTGATCGGCCGCAACGCCGTGGTCGAACCCGGTTCGGCGGTCTTCGGCAAAGTGAAGGCCGCCCAGTGCTGGGCCGGATCGCCCGCAGTGAAGGTCGGGCCCGCCGAACATCGCTGGCCCGCCGCCACACCGCCGCGCGCGTTGTCATGGGTGCTGGTGTTCGGCGTGACCTCGATGCTGCTGTCGGCGCTGCCGGTGCTCGCCCTGGCCGCCGGTGGGCTGCTGCTGGCCTGGTGGGTCCGCGACGAGACCACCCTGGCGGGGGCGCTGGGGCATGCGATGGCGATGCTGCCGGTGGCCGCGCTGATCGTGCTGGCGGTGTTCGCCGCGGTCACCGTCGTCTCGATCCGGGTGCTGTCGATCGGGCTGACCGAGGGCTACCACCCGGTGCGCAGCCGGGTCGGCTGGCAGGCCTGGGCCACCGAACGGCTCACCGATTCCGCGCGCACCTTCCTGTTCCCGCTGTATGCCAGCTTGTTGACCCCGGTCTGGTTGCGGCTGCTGGGCGCCAGCGTCGGGAAGGGGGTCGAGGCCTCCACCGTGCTGCTGCTGCCGAAATTCACCAAGGTCGCCGACGGCGCCTTCCTGGCCGACGACACCATGATCGCCGGGTACGAACTCGGCGGCGGCTGGATGCACATCGGTGGCGCGAAGGTGGGAAAGCGGGCATTTCTGGGTAACTCCGGGATGACCGCACCCGGACGGCGGGTGCCGAAGAACGGTTTGGTGGCGGTGTTGTCGGCGGCTCCGGAGAAGGCGAAGGCCGGATCGTCGTGGCTGGGCAGCCCGCCGGTCCGGTTGCGGCGCACCGCCGATGATTCCGATACCGGTCGTACCTTCGATCCGCCGGCCCGGCTGAAATTGGCTCGTGCCGTCGTGGAGACGTGTCGGCTGATTCCGGTCGTGCTCAGTTTCGGCATCGGGTTGGCGGTGCTGTTCGCGCTGGCGTGGCTGGCGTCGGGGCCCGGGTACTGGCTGGCCGCGCTGTGTTCGGGGCTGGTGCTGCTGGTGGCGGGCGCGGTCGCCGGCGCGCTGGCGGTGGCCGCGAAATGGTTGATCGTGGGCCGTATCGGCGCGGTGGAACATCCGCTGTGGAGTTCGTTCGTCTGGCGCAACGAGGTGTGCGACGCGTTCGTCGAAACCGTGGCCGCACCGTGGTTCGCGCGCGCGGCCACCGGCACCGCGGTGATGAACATCTGGTTGCGCGGGCTCGGCGCCCGGATCGGGCGCGGGGTGTGGTGTGAGTCGTATTGGCTGCCCGAGGCGGATCTGGTCGGTCTCGGTGACGGCGCGACCGTGGAACGGGGCTGTGTCGTGCAGACTCACCTGTTCCATGATCGGATCATGTCGATGGATACCGTGACCCTGGAACCCGGTGCGACACTGGGACCGCATTGTGTGGCGTTGCCCGCAGCCCGGATCGGGGCGGCGGCGACGGTCGGGCCGGCGTCGCTGGTGATGCGTGGTGACACGGTGCCGCCGTCGACGCGATGGCAGGGCAATCCGATTGCGCCGTGGCCGGATTCGCGGCACGGCGGGAAGTGA
- a CDS encoding M1 family metallopeptidase, with the protein MKTGKGGGAVAIDDYLPQNGNRGYRVSRYELELAYRVAANRLSGKATITAVTTAVQPRFALDLTQTLSVAKVFVNGAKPAKYLHSRGKLTVTPATPIPVGGALSIVVHYGGTPRPVRGPWGEVGWEELTDGMLVAGQPNGAASWFPCDDHPSSKASYRISITTDSPYHAVANGVLTERTTKASQTTWVYEQSEPMASYLATISIGPYRSHRIDTGRGVKVPMTAVLPPRLRRRFDHDFARQPQMMAEFERRFGPYPFPGYTVVVTDDELEIPVEAQGLSTFGANHCDGQRGAERLIAHELAHQWFGNSLTVRQWRDIWLHEGFACYAEWIWSQAAGGPSTDQQARAARQNLARSPQDIVVGDPGPASMFDDRVYKRGALTLHALRLRLGDAAFFTLLRDWTARHRHGSVTTEDFADLAGHYSQVSLRELWDSWLYRTALPELPQHGLGAVGS; encoded by the coding sequence GTGAAGACGGGCAAGGGCGGTGGCGCGGTGGCGATCGACGACTATCTGCCGCAGAACGGCAATCGCGGCTACCGCGTGTCGCGATACGAACTGGAGCTGGCCTACCGGGTGGCGGCCAACCGGTTGTCGGGCAAGGCCACGATCACCGCGGTGACCACCGCGGTGCAGCCCCGTTTCGCGCTGGATCTGACGCAGACGCTCAGTGTCGCCAAGGTTTTCGTCAACGGCGCCAAGCCCGCGAAATATCTGCACAGCCGCGGCAAGCTGACCGTCACCCCCGCCACACCGATTCCGGTCGGCGGGGCGCTGTCGATCGTCGTGCACTACGGCGGGACGCCGCGGCCGGTGCGCGGGCCGTGGGGTGAGGTCGGCTGGGAAGAGCTGACCGACGGCATGCTGGTGGCCGGCCAGCCCAACGGCGCCGCGTCCTGGTTCCCCTGCGACGACCACCCCAGTTCCAAGGCCAGCTATCGCATATCCATCACCACCGACTCGCCCTACCACGCGGTGGCCAACGGGGTGCTGACCGAACGCACCACCAAGGCCAGCCAGACCACGTGGGTCTACGAGCAGTCCGAGCCGATGGCCAGCTATCTGGCGACGATCTCGATCGGGCCCTACCGTTCGCACCGCATCGATACCGGTCGCGGGGTGAAGGTGCCGATGACGGCGGTGCTGCCGCCGCGGCTGCGGCGCCGCTTCGACCACGACTTCGCGCGCCAGCCGCAGATGATGGCCGAATTCGAGCGCCGGTTCGGGCCGTATCCGTTCCCCGGATACACCGTGGTGGTCACCGATGACGAACTCGAGATCCCGGTGGAGGCGCAGGGACTGTCGACCTTCGGCGCCAATCATTGCGACGGGCAGCGCGGAGCGGAGCGGCTCATCGCGCACGAACTGGCCCACCAGTGGTTCGGCAACAGCCTGACCGTGCGGCAGTGGCGCGATATCTGGCTGCACGAGGGTTTCGCCTGCTACGCGGAGTGGATCTGGTCGCAGGCCGCCGGTGGGCCCAGTACCGATCAGCAGGCGCGTGCGGCCCGCCAGAATCTGGCTCGCTCCCCGCAGGACATCGTCGTCGGCGATCCGGGCCCGGCCTCGATGTTCGACGACCGGGTCTACAAGCGTGGTGCGCTGACCCTGCACGCCCTGCGGTTGCGCCTGGGAGACGCCGCGTTCTTCACCCTGCTGCGCGACTGGACCGCACGCCATCGCCACGGCAGTGTCACCACCGAGGATTTCGCCGACCTCGCCGGTCACTACAGTCAGGTCTCGCTGCGTGAGCTGTGGGACAGCTGGCTGTATCGCACCGCGTTGCCGGAGCTGCCCCAGCACGGGCTGGGCGCCGTCGGCAGCTGA